The Crassostrea angulata isolate pt1a10 chromosome 1, ASM2561291v2, whole genome shotgun sequence nucleotide sequence cattttaggcctaaaactggaatttttacaaaacctttgtacaattttgttttttacaaaaaatttgtttacatagcaaataattgtaagctctgtaacttgcttaaaactcaacgaatgGCACTCAAATTATGGTTGCCTATTAAACATGCCttgctgaagcattgtaaacattaaaatcgaaaaaaaaaatttgaccaaaatcatgaccatgatCCTTTAAGGCCTTTTTGATCGACAACCAAAGTTTGAGAGTCATTCTTTGAGTTGTTAAttagttacagagcttacaattctttcctatgtaaacaaagcttttgtttacattttgaattttaaagtgaaaaatccagttttagacttaaaaacaatgtgttaaacgttaaaaataatctttttcaagctgatttttctatcttctaattcattttaagcataaatagaCAGTCTTTACTGGTATTTTGAacgtatgtaaacaaaaacaggacacaaTACTCGTTTAcagacaaagaattgtgagccctgtatctttcttttaactctgcgactgactctcaaatttcaatttatcattagaaatgcattcttaaagcattgtaaataataaaaacagaaaataaaatttgaccaaaaacgtaaccatgcccctttgaataattatttaaatgagAAATATGTAACACAGTCATGAGTGTGTTTTAtctaaaatcatttatttgttttcattgttatccttttttattcacatttttcttatctttttcttcaagtgagtgaaaaatattttgatgcattgaAATGACGTTGGAATAAACTAGTAATCTACATGCAGTTCGAAGAAagtgaatgtacatgtacatgaaatacaTAGAGATTGATAGTTGAGTGATGTTTTGTCGTAATTTTCCTGGGTCAAAATCAAAAGTGTTGGGGTGGGGTTGGggataaatacaaaaaaaaaaagacattgcTTCGCCAAAGGGAGGTGGGGTGCCAAGTGAAAGAAAACCCAGGTCTGACTTGTCCAACAAAGGCGCTCTCTGTTTGAATCAGTGAGtatagaaatgatttttttttaaaacaacgttGACTATTTCTTGTAGAGATGactatttttttcactgatttaaATGACAAGCGCCTATGTTTTCAAACCGCATATAATAGATTTATATTCTTACAATAGCTTCGATGACAATTTCCTCCTCTGCTTCATCAAGGATGTCTTCAAACCAATCATCCTGAAAAcgattaaaatttataatataaaacgCCATTTTGAATAAATCAACAAATTAACATGGAAAGTTATTACGAAACTGTATAAACTAACAGGGATTAAAAAACAACTTACCAAATTTGATACGATTAAGAATTCACGAACTGGTCTTggctacaaaaaaaaaaacttgcattgTACGTCTGTGTATCAGctgatttcattaatatttcataGTTTAAAACTAACTGGCgattaattgaataaataattgttCAGAATAAATTAGGTTACTTACTGGCTCGTGAGGGGGGAATTGGGGTCTGGGGCTGATTAAGTACTGTAAAAAAAGTACAGAAAAAACATGTAATCATAATGATTCAAAATCACCACCTAGAATtagaatttgaataaaaataaataaagtcttTACCATTTCAATCTCGGCAGGAGTGTATTGATGGGGAGGAACGTAGTAACTTACGTCCCAGTATGCCTACAAAGGTAAGATATCGCGTTTAACTTTCTTGCATATAAAGGTATAGTACGATAGTATATTCAGATATACAtggtaccgatcagacccaacctaacaccagagtaaaccccaactaaaccccggggtttctttctgggtttactttgggtttactttttgaaaatttgggtccactctgggtttactcgagaattgcttttggagttaactatacgcactgaagggtgaagcagacctgtattttatcttatcatcatactgcctgtaattcctgccccttgtatattccgaatacacatgtagcgtctgctttcagggtattcatctgatcggggtttactcgctgtgtccactctgggtttacttggggtttattctgggtttactctgggtccactctagtaaacccagagtaaacccagagagtaaacccaggaTTTAGtagggtttactttctgttaggttgggtctgatcggtactgtacgtAGAATATTGTAAACTGAAATACTCACATCGGGATATTGATTTGTATGTCTAATGATAGGCCCAGCCATCGTGGAAATCTGCTAAACTATGAATCTATACAAGAAGTATGACGTCACAACACAACAAAGATCTGACGTCACTATGACAGTTTCATCTATCCAATCAGAAAGAGGGATTTGTCACGTGTCTGAGTAACAGACGCAGAGGACTATGGGTAATACACGCGCGGATCCAACAATTTTTTtagggggtccgaaggatatcAAAGTTTGCCAAGAGATGAAATGGGGTGGGGTGAGCTATATTTTGGGTaaatttattatgtaaatgtaagaaatttaaattttcaaggaGATTAGAGGGAGAGGGAGGCCTGGGACCCCCCTCTAAATCCGCGCTTGTAATAATGCCTTCAAgttaattaaattcaaattacatgtatattatcttAAATAGCCatattgaacattttatttgaagtaaaaattttatCAAGAAGGAGGGTTATCCAATTCTGTTTAAGTGCAGATATACTAATAAAATAGTATGGGAACATTTTTCGATAACCCACAGAGATACTACAGAACAAGTTTTAGAAGgatatgatttatatttataagagtAGCTCTATAATCCAAGTAATACTATATTCAATATCACAGTTAAAGGACGCTGTAAATTAAACAATGTATTTATTCCTTGttctaattttttgtaaatacagattaaaacaacaataaaatgaCAAGTAGCATGTAAGGGCGATTTTATATCAGAAGTCTTCCTAACCATGTATGCATTATGCTAACACAATTCCCATCTCATTTCTTTCACATATATTTGTCTATAGATATCAGGTCCTGTCTACAAACTCCGTTACCTCCACCGACACACGAAGGCTGACACCACGATACACGATACGTGTACGTTCTGTGTCAAAAATACACGTTTGTTCCTCACAAATTGCTTAATTTGGGTCAATATTTCCAATATAGATATCATATTGCAGTTTTGTACTTCTGTATATTAAAAACACTCTCCATGCGTATGTTCCTACATTGTATATGTCGAACTTTGCATCCCTCATGAGGCATCGTCAAGGCAATACTAGTCTATATAGCTTGAAGATTATTCATTTATACATGTGAAAACCTACACATAAACATCGATAATATTGGCGATTTGGTCTCAGAGAATAGGACAAGGAACCCaattttctgtatattttcCTTTTACACTATATTATCTCTTGAAATCCATCATGTTTTGGTTTTAAGGGGGGAAAAACTCGAAATTGAGTATAATGCataaaatttggttgaaatcgagCAGGTAATCCTAGAGGAAAGGAATTGGAAATGGCGACATCGACAGCAGTAGGGAGTTTCCTTCCCGGGTGAGCTGAAAACCATTTAAAATATGTAGAACTAGTACtacatacatttgtattacAAATAAATTGAATCCACTGGTTTACtaaaaacagagaaattagTTATCCCTCTTCACTTGTGTTGGCAAACTCGAAGTTACTGTGAGAAGTTACAATTTACTAATAATTAAGACAAATTTAGATTAGCAGTGTTACTTGTGAACTTCATGTGAATTGCACGTAGATATCGTgctacaatatacatgtacaaattatttattctaaatcaaaattcaCTCCATATTCTCTTCTTACGTGAAATTATATACTCGTGGCTCAATTTCACGATTCTTAATTTCAACAAAAGACGATAGGAGAATATTAAAGTCTGGTAATGCCTTTAGTTCTAAATATATacggtaaaactttttttttaaaaatgcaaacatACATGTTTATCTAATATTCCTTTCAAaatcgatttttaaagatttaaatttactaaattaataaaaaaaaattgttggccTTAGGAAGATCAGAAATAGAAGTACGTGTAAGGTGGACAATATGCTAagactttaaatttacatatggCGTGTTAACTTATATTAAACGTGttttactcttttttttttacagttatcaCAGAGCTGCATGTATTTTACAAgatggaattatttttaatttgatatttaaactTCAGATAAATAAGATTAATACGATAGCttaaacactattatataattgatttgataGATCCATAAAGTATCTCTTTTGAATTATATAGGTATATCAATGGtgaaatcatattttaagaGATGTTTCGTGaataaagttattaaaaataaaattttgataacgATTCTGAGATTATCTTTCAGCTTAGAATTTGAGGCTACGTGTTCAGTAAGTCTAATTTAtagaatacatacatgtacatgtacatgtataagtatgcATGCATGAGGACCAAAGAAATTAGACAATAtgattttatgcaaaaatttaGTTAGTAGCGATTTCTTTCATAAAGCTCTACAGGGCACCAAATTGTACTCAGATAAAACTTATAGAAAACCCTTCTTAGTCAGTCACCCACGCATCTGTCACCCCCTTCCCCTTTCCGAGTACTTAAATGTGACTATTTAACCACCTGTATCCTTTGAGTCACTGGttttactatagtctgtcccaagtaattgcttccatcactttttggtgatttt carries:
- the LOC128166099 gene encoding uncharacterized protein LOC128166099 — its product is MAGPIIRHTNQYPDAYWDVSYYVPPHQYTPAEIEMYLISPRPQFPPHEPPRPVREFLIVSNLDDWFEDILDEAEEEIVIEAIADPIAHRDIVTAFFNATNIEYPKKKKTSWIRRGVNFLRRAMAPLRRR